GAATTGGCTAGAAGAGTTGAAGAAGTGGAGAAAACACAACAGGAAAAACAAAAACTGCAACAGAAAATTGAAGCTTTGGAGCAAGAAGTGGTATGTTAACTATGAAATGTATGGCAGCATGTTTTCGTGGTCAGATGTAAAAGCATAGACAGTCACACACCTGTGTCTAATATTTCTTTGGCAGCTTGTTGGGGGTACAAAGGTCGAGGAGACACCTGAATTTGAGATGGCAATGCGCAAGGTTGGATGTCTCTTTACTAAACAATCTATACTCGTTGATTAATAAATATCATTATGAtcataatacattaattaatatcaccagtaattattaattaaatgtataatattacaaattgacaaatttgaaaatattaaTTGTATTCAGAGTGCGTAAATACGTTGTTAATAATTACTGAGATCTTATTGGATCAATAGTTAACTTGGTATAGATATAATGTAACAGACAAATTGTCATATATATGCATAATGGACtcactctgtttgtgtgcatgcatgtttgatCTGCTTATGTTGCTAACTTGAATAGCTTAGCTGTACATTGTTTTTCTCTCTATAGGCACAAGAGCAGTTACAGAGTGAGTATGAAGAAAGGTGAGAATTGTTGCTTGTGTACATGAGGGATTGTGGTTTTGATTGTGATGGttcgtgttaattaattgcaagaTATCGAGACcttgagagagagagagaggcattggcaaaagagaaagaagagcTCCAAGCGAAGGTCACAGATTGGACTTgtccaacagacagacatatatgtgacactcacgcacacacacacacacacacacacacacacacacacactcctacacacatgcacacacacacacaacacacatgcacacacacacacactcacacacacacacacacacacacacacacacacacacattcacacacacgtgcacgcacgcacgcacacacacacacacacacacacacacacacacacacacacacaaagttacGTTTGTGAATGCTTTATATGTCTGCAGCAACAAGAACTCACGTACGACAGACAATTGCATTCAGGTAAGCAAGACTGTCTAGGCTGTAAGTTTGCTTGTGTCAGTGTTATCTTAATGTATTTAGCTGGAAGCAGTCGACTGTCTGATTCTCCAACTTCCTTATATCCTGACTCAACAAGGTACAATGCTTGTAGTGCACTCATATGGACAGGCTTGAAAGAAGATAGATGTCCATCTATTATCACTTGTTTCTATTTAGTCTTTCTCATTTTGAGGATCAAGTGCAACATGAAGTGGTTAGAACCTAGCATGCATACATTGAAACAGACATAGTGATATACAAGCAgtcataaacagacagacagacagacagacagacagacagacagacagacagacagacagacagacagacagacagacagacagacagacagacagacagacaattggtCGGACTTTATTTGCCTGCGAGCCTCTCTTCCCAGGAAGTCACCCACTAGCGCTACTGGAGATAATGCAAGAAAGGCGGCTGCTGAGGCTGGTGAGATGCGGAGAGTTATCACGTGCGTCTAGAATTCTAACCAGTAACGGTCTGGCTTTGTCCACTGAGGATACAGCAAGGAAGTTGATCTCCAAATACCCTCCCAGATCTTCAGCTCTCCCCCCTGCACCCAATGTTATGTGTGAGTCGATCACCTTGTCTAGGTCGTTACTTTTCGATTTGATCAGGCAAGCTCCATGTTGATCTGGTGCTGGTCCTAGTGGTTGGTGTTTCGAGCATTTAAAATCCTACTGGAAAATGAGGATACTGCGGATGGTcttttctgtgtctgttcgGCATTTGCTAAGGGAATATTGCCCGATGTGGCTGCCACCCTCTTTTCTTCTTTAAGACTGATCGCTCTGCCCAAGCCAAATGGTGATGTGATACCCATTGCCATCGGGGAATCTATTCGCCGACTTACAGCCAGGACTATTTGTTCACAAAAAAGGAAGAGTTTACTAAAGTTTTCTGTCCCATTCAGCATGGTGTGTCTACGAAATGTGGTACAGAGTTGATAGCGCATCATATAAGTCTCACTTTGGAATCTAATCCCAACTGGATAGTTTTGAAGTTGGATGTTAAGAACGCGTTCAATTCTGTCAGCAGAGACCAGATCATGGAACAAGTTTCTCTTACCTTTCCTCACTTGTACAACCATGTGAttcaaatgtatggcaaacccAGCTCCCTTGTCTTCATGCAGGGTTCCTCTACCGTAGTAATTCCATCTGAGGAGGGAGTTCATCAAGGAGACCCTCTGGGTCCTGTTCTTTTTGCTACGGCCATTCATCCAGTCTTAAGTAAGATTCAGAAATCCCACTCTCAAGTACACGTACTGGCCTACCTGGATGACGTATTTTTGCTGGGAGGGGCGAAATCTGTTCTGGCTGCGTTTCATGACTTGAAGGAGACCTTCTCAGCCATCAATCTGTTCATAGCAGACAAAAAGTGCGAGATATTATCTCAATCGTCCTTGACTGCTGTTGAAGGGTTTGAAGAATTTCCTGTGTCTTGTGAGGGTGCACTCTTCCTTGGTTCTCCGATTGGTTCGATGTCATTCGTTACGTCCTCTTGTGCCACCATAGCCCAGTCAAAGCTCTCACTGTGAATCAGCTTACCAAATTGGATGATGTTCAGAGTACAATGCTGCTATTACGATGCTGTTATGTCCTCAACCTTAACCATTTGGCTCGGACAGTCCATCCTGATTTGCTAGTTCATGCTTCTACAATCCATGACTCTGGGACAAAAGAAACTTTCTCTCACCTCTTAGGCTATGACATGGTTGATGACAGGATTTGGCATCAGTtttgttgcatcctgggcCAACGCTTTTACAGAGCTGCCATTCCGATTCCCTGTTTTACGACCTATCATCAACAGTCTCTTAAGCTCTTCAATCGCTCCAATCAGTGAGGCCATAGGAAGGTCTGTCCCTTCAGGAAGAATATTTCCGACTACCTGCCATGTACTGGAAAAGTTTAACAAAAGCTATCTTCTGTCACTGCTTCTTCTAATGCTCAGTATCTACTTGAAAATGCCCCCACTGCCTGAGATGCAGCCCGCCTACGCTCAACAACAGGTAAGGGTGCTGGGGCTTGGCTTAATGCTATCCCTACATCGGAAGTGTTCGCACTCAATTCTTGCGATTTTGCTTGGCGTCCTTCCTTCGTTTGGGTTTGCCCATAGCCTTCTCCAGCTGGACAACGACATGCAATTGTGGAGCTCTTATAGATGACAGTGGATACCATTTGCTGACCTGTAAGACTGGTGGCGGGCCGGTATGGTCTCATGAATTGATTTCGTCcgtctggtctgattgtttcCATGGGTTGTATATCCACCACCACAGGGAGCCTAGGAGTTGTTATACaaccacaaacaacagaccagacatcgTATTTTTTGACTCggacattggaaacaacgttgaccttgatatctccctcgcccacccatggagtagtgacatctttccatcatctgctggtggtagtggtgccgctgcagagaggagagcagacagaaagaagagaaatacagcaaacagcaattactaggtggcataattgccactgtaaccccacTAGTAttggagcattttggagcttgggggatcgatgggtggaaactcctgtgcaagtcatcaaagaagtcatcggaCAGAGTGGGACGACCGAACGCTGCAGAGTTTATCAACTTCGGGTCCAAACGATTTTctattcagctccagaagtgtaatgctagagtcatctctaaaaagctatcttcgatgtctgaagacaacagatgtgacctctttgccacccagtactttagccactagctggtactggaggctttgcttgtacactgtagtttttaagtgtagtccttattttgttttacacgagtttcaattttagcttcgtttagttgatgaacactactagtagttggacagtacatagtaccctgcattgcaaaatgtatcatagattaaagttcaaatatatgtgacagacagacagacagataaacagacagacagacagagtccATTACCGTCAGCGGTTCCTAGTACATCAGTTATTGGTGACATTCATGTTACTTCTATTGGAACCCAAATTCTTGGTATACCTATTGGACATCAGGAATATGTTTCTAAGGTTTGTCTGGAAGTTGTGAAATCAGGCAACAATCTTTGTCAGCAGTTGCCTGATTTGAATGAACTTCAGAGAGCTATGCTTGTACTAAGACATTGTCATACAACTCGTCTCAACCAGCTGGCTTGAGGAGTTTGTCCAACCACCTTGCAATCTTGTGCTACACTCCATGACCAAATGACTAAACAATGCTTCATGGTTTTGGCAGGAGTTGCAGAGTTAACTCCTAACCAATGGCAGCAGTCAACTCTACCTATAAGACTTGGAGATTTTGGTATGTCATCATTGAAACACATCTCTCGATTTGCTTTTTTTGTCTACGCACTTCCCGTCCTTAGAAAGCCACATTTGCACTTTATTGTCATCTTGCAAACAGGAGGGAGGTGTTACGCATCAGCTGCAACAATCATTAGATGAAAGCATGCATCTTTCAGAAATCATTTCTAATACAAAGAAGCTACAACACAGATTGACAAGTGCCAGTTATCAACTTGCAATTAACAGTCTGATTGACAACTCTTCTAAAAAAGACGCTGCTTGCTTGTTGTCTTTACAAGGTAAGggagctggagcatggctcAGTGCAATACCATCCTCtgagaagtttgcactttcaccTAGTAAATTTACTTTGGCTACTTCGATGAGGTTGGGGCTTCCTGTACATTATCCAGAATGGATCAacaagtgtgattgtggaagACCATTAGAAATACATGGCGAAGATGCAGATGGTTTCCATCTTATAACTTGTAAAACTGGTGGTGGGCCAGTATGGACTCATGACTCGATGATGTCTGTATGGTCAGAATGTTTGAGTTCACTTCATTTACCACACAAATGTGAACCTAGAGACAGATATGTGAATTCCAACAACCGCCCAGATAAATTGAGATATTCATGTGGCTGATTCTGAAACTGGTTCAAACATAGAACTTGATGTGGCACTAGCTCATCCGTGGGGCTACAGACATTTGTCTCGTGCTTCTACAACTGCAGGGAGTGCGGCTGTGAGAAGAGAAGAActtaaattaagtaaatataaaGAGGAAAAACTACCCGGTGGATGTTCTCCATCAGTAGTGCCTCTAGTTTTTTAGCACTTTGGGTGTTGGGGAGAAAGAGCCACTAACTACTTTAATGCAATTGCAAGTATGTGGAGAGTTGAGAATGGACGAACAAATGTTGCTGAGTTTAAGACACAATGGAGGAGACGGTTTTCAATTCaactgcaacgttgcaatgcaagtgtgctgaCAAGAAAACTCATGATGGTCGGTTCTGGACCTAAGACGCTTagtagaaacactgactttACACAACTTGTAGTTCAGTAGCTTCTTTTAAGTTTTATCTTCCCATATGGGGCTAGtgtattatgtagtaattattatgtagtggactttaggtttgcttttagagtttgatggaaatttcattgtaatggaaatatatgtattgacagacagacagacagacagacagacagacagacagcttagTTTAggtgatgaacactactagtagttggacagtacatagtaccctgcattacaaaatgtatcatagataaaagttcaaatatatgtgattgacagacagacagatagacagacagacagacagacagacagacggattgttatatttgaactcttactttaccaataataatcgctaactttacgtatgcataacaataacagtcaatgaacaaaatgttaaacgtctttatcatacagaaaatcatcaaaattgcacttagacaacttcgacagctttttaaaaatcacatgAGAcgtgcaagactgtacaactacagacagttgcttctccatctatctctaaagtctgttttgctgctctttccatttgcatcttttgaaattttggagatcttatcgagatagtcttcagccatagggccccaaaagccaaagtgttaaaaaaccagtggaatacatgttgtatcagatcctgctatagactgctgttgaccatatgacaggcagacggatggacgcatggacaggcagacagatatacagcaGATGTGGACAGATGGTTGAACATGAGAGGCCAGTCACACAAGTGGGCAGATTTACAGACTGATGAACTAAAATATACAATTTTATGTGCATTTTTGTAGTTTTAATAACCATAATTTGTTATCAGCGAATGAGGCCACTGAGTCTTGGTTTGTATAGGATCATTTGAATTCAGGAAGTTACAATTCAACCTTAGAACCGTACATACGAGCAATGAAGGATCCAGAGACGGGCATTACTCTGAAGGTAAAGCAGCTTGATCAGCACTTACAATAATGCATTTTAAGTATTTTGTTTTCATGAATGTTTGCATTAGGATCGAAGATACAACTTTTTAGTGGTGAAAAATGGTTTCACAGGTAACATGTTTTAGTGCAGTTATCACATTTGAAGTGTATACCGAATTGATCTTGTGTTGACGTGTGATATGACGTCAGGCCTGGAAGCAGCAACGTGGTTTATTGAAAACCTGGATGGTGTGGAGTCTTTTGAACACGCAGCCACAATTGGTCAGAGCTTCTTGGGTAAGTGAGCTatttttgattgtgtgtgtgtgtgtgtgtgtgtgtgtgtgtgtgtgcgtgtgcgtgcatgcgtgaaAAATTTATTATCATAGATCTTGGAGTGTTTGCTCATGCTGGAGGAAGTGCAGTGTTTATTGCATCTGATCGTGAAGTTTTCTCATTCTCTTCAGTTGAGGTATCAACTGTTATTGATCCTACTATCTTGTGTGACATATAATCATTGTTCTGTATGCCAGCGTTTATCGTCTGGACGTAGAGTGTCAGTGTCTGGATATGCACCTTCATTTCAAGCACCTCAAAGAGAGTCTTCATATACAGTCAGTCTACATGCAAGATAATTTCATCACTTGGTGATAATCTAATGATGCTTGCATATTACTTACGACAGACGTCACATTCTGGTCAAAGGTTGTCATCAGAGTAAGAAGCAATGAGCTCATCATGTGAtcatttaattattgaaatgaTACTTTCTTGTTTGCAGTCGAAAATTACTTTCACAACCACAGTCATGTGCCTTGAGAAGTGAAGattatgtggctcaattgtcTAGTACACCAGCTGTTTTAAAATCAAGGTAAGTATTAAAGTATGGCGCGCCATTTGTGCCGTAATTCGCTAtttttctacttaagtagaaataattctacttaagtgaaattcaattctacttaagtggaattcatttctactgaagtagaaatccatttctacttaagtgaaatttgttatttccacttcagttgaattgaattccacttaagtggaaatgaattctacttaagtagaattcatttccacatAAGTAGAATTTATTTCCAcataagtagaattcatttccacttaagtagaattcatttccacataagtagaattcatttccacttaagtagaattcatttccacttaagtagaattcatttccacttaagtagaattcatttccacttaagtagtaaTCACTTGACTTCAGTAATAAtgattctacttaagtagaattcagtgGTCTATTTTCActaaagtagaattcatttccacttaagtggaattcaattcaactgaagtggaaataacaaatttcacttaagtagaaatggatttctacttcagtagaagtgctgatttctacttcagtagaaatgaattccacttaagtagaattgaatttcacttaagtagaattatttctacttaagtagaaatagcgAATTACGTCACAAATGGCGCACCATATTAAAGATGGTGATGTTGGAGTAGACACTTTTCAGTTCGATAGAGATTTGCATTCACTTTTGCcctcacttaattaattgttcattaattaattgatcacgTGGGTATGTAACACCCACTTTACCTGTTTGCATGGACACTATATGTGCACTGCGGTGTTGAACAGTCATTTACCTGGCTGCAGACAGGTGGGTGAGCATTGACATATGAACAATGAATGGGTGGGCAAGTAGGCTTGGCGGCATATTTCTCAATGCATGTAGTTTTCACGACATTTACGTATGTACACATTTTTCACAACAACGAATAAGCAATTTGCCTTGTTATTGTTAGCTCATTTGCTTCTCCTGTTGCTGCTGATTGTACTTCTGATGAAGATTGGGGTAGCAGTCCATTACATGAAGCAGCAGCTAAAGGTAATGTAAATCAACGTGTGAGAATGAAGGTTGAGGACGATGTTCAAAACTGGTTTTGTAGGTGATCGCAGTGTTGTGAAGTCTCTGATTGCAACGTTTGGACTAGAGTGCACTGATTATATGGGACGGACACCTCTCATGTACTCAGTCATTGGTTAGTGCAGCTATGCATATTGATTGTTGCTTTGTATGTTGTTGAGTTGCAATGTTTGTAACAGCAAACAAGGTCAAGTGTTGTGAATTGCTGATAAAAGTTGGAGCAAACTATGCAGCTCAAGACAGTAATTTTCTCTAATTTAATGGTAACTTCTTATGCTATAATTGGTTGGTGGTACTTCAGGGAATGGACGAACTGCTCTGCTGTGGGCTGCTTACTATGGTCATGGAGAAATGgcacggtgtgtgtgtgtgtgtgtgtgtgtgtgtgtgtgtgtgtgtgtgtgtgtgtgtgtgtgtgtgtgtgtgtgtgtgtgtgtgtgtgtgtgtgtgtgtgtgtgtgtgtgtgtgtgtgtgtgtatttatatgcatgcatgcatgcatgtatcaTGTGTAGGATTCTTTGCTGCTTTTGTGTCAATTGACTGTTTCATTTCTAGGATGTTGATTGCTAAGGACAAGTCAGTTGTTGAGATAGCTGATCCTGATGGAAGAACAGCAGTGCACTGGGCCACAAAGCCCGAAAGTCACAAAGTTCTAGAGATCCTATCTCGACACTGTGGCAGTGAAATAAGTAAAATTGTCAACCGAATTATTTTGCTATTTAACAGATAATTCTATGTTTGTAGTAAATTGTCAGGATGATGAGCAAACAACAGCGCTGCACTGGTCTGTCCTCTGCCACCACCCAGAGCACACAAGAGTGTTGTTACAGGTAATTCCTGTTTGCAGACACCGATGTTGTTAATTTGCAGTATATGTATTGTCTTTTGTCCTGATGTGAAGAATTGTTTGGCTGACTGTACTTTAACTGATCGAGAAGGGAGAACTGCATTTCACTATGGAGTATCAACCAACTCGCTGGAATGTCTCAAGGTAAGATCGACGGTGTTTGTATAGCAGCAATAGATACTGTAATTGtattgacagagagacattGCATACATcgataaatgtgtgtgtgtgtgtgtgtgtgtgtgtgtgtgtgtgtgtgtgtgtgtgtgtgtgtgtggtgtgtgcgtgcgtgtgtgtgtgtgtgtgtgtgtgtgtgtgtgtgtgtgtgtgtgtgtatgatgcATACATCATGTCCatgttgtgagtgtgtgcgtgtgtaggATTGTATAAAAACTGTAtgtatgacagacagaaaactgaccggtagacagagagacagacagcaagagtTATGTTCTACTTGCGATTTAATTCCATATTTAGATGCTTCTAGAATTTCGACCAGATGCTGTCAATATGAAGGAACATAATGGTAGAACACCACTACATCTTGCAGTCAGCAATGACGGTATGAAGCAATTATCTCACATCAATCCAACTATAATTTTTAACCTCATTCCTGCCCACTTCCAGGCTCTCTAGAATTAGTTGCATTATTACTCTCAAGTCCTAGTTGCGATAGCAACTCCACAGACCACAGGATGACAACACCACTACACTGGGCTGCAGTTTGCAACAGACCAGATGTGGCAAAAGCTTTACTGCAGCGGTAACACCGAACAACCTTCATACGTCACcacaaaatttgtatttagtgATCCTATTTCTAGAAACGcaaacatgatgatgagaGACACGAATGGCATGACGGCTCTTCACTATGCCACACAAAAAGGCTTCACAGAGTGTGCAAACATCCTTCAACGGTATGGATCAACTACTGCATCTCAACAGCCATCAACCCCACGAAAATCTCACAACTCACGACCTCCACCCCCTCCAGGTGGAAAACTAAAGCCACTTTCTCCAACCATCAGAAGTCTTGATGTTAATTCAGATCGATCACCCGGTAGGCATCGGCGAAGCGCTTCACTTCCAGCAAACAGATCTCCGTTACTCACTCCTCGACTGCCACCACAGCCACCAAATTCAAGCCAGACATGAccaatttgatatcaatattttttcaaaaatttataGCTAGTTTTTTGATTGAACCGACTGATTCAATGTGAgcattaatttatttattttatgaCGTAATTGCTGATGTTGCAagcaacttgtcattgtacaATGTCACCAGTACAATCTCCAGTAGCAAATGCGACAAGTATAAACTTCTACTTTCATCTAGCATCGTAAACAACAACTCTCTTTGTTCGTTTCTTGTACATAATGCGGTATCCACATTCGCGACACCTAATGGGGTCCCCAGACTTGATCTCGTTTTCAGCATGACATTCGCCACACACGTAAGCCATCGCTTGGTGTCTTGTCTGCTGAGGACCGGGCGTTGATCCGCCAGGAAGCGGCGTCGCCATCGGATTGGGAGTCTCCGCCATTATAAccaaaatcacgtgactaacaataataaatatcaataaatattaaattttaaacaattgtactaatttattacatttttgGTTTTCATACGCAATGTTTCTTTTAAAGAGTAATTttatattgttaattaaattaagttataAATTTAACacgtgtgtcacgtgacacaacTTGCAAACTGTTCAATACCCCGGATATTTAACATGGATTCAACAAGCCATGAGTTGATTTTGTTGAATGTAACAAGTTCTGTGACATCCTTTACGTCTGAGAGACGTTTTGGTAACGACACGCTAATTGCTGCGCTGAAAGGCAAGTTGGAGCTTATAACTGGCGCAACTGCGCGCTATATGACTCTAGAACTTTatgacaaagacaacaaactgGTGAAAGTACTTGAAAATGATGATGAAACGTTGAAATCGTACAAAGTAACTAACGGCATGAGAATTCACGTTGTTGACAAGGACCCGGCGCACACGGTCGGGGACTTCGAGGATTTGAGCAAAGTTGAAAAGTATGAAATGTCTGATGATGCATACGCGAAACGAGAAGACTCAGTAAGGTCGTTCAAGCAGAGAATGAAAATGGGCAGATTTGCTGATCAGAATCCAGAGAAAATGAAAGAGAAAGCAGACAAGGAACGAACAGAAAAGGAGGCAGCCAAGGGCATTGCTGTCGGTTCTAGGTGTGAGGTACGTGTATCAGGTAGTGGAGCTAGAAGAGGGACGGTAGCTTTCGTAGGCGAAACGGATTTTAAGCCCGGAATTTGGGTTGGAATGAAATACGATGAACCAGTGGGAAAGAATGACGGCAGTGTTGGTGGTAAAAGGTACTTTAGCTGCGAACCAAAATATGGAGGTTTTGTAAAGCCATCTGTTGTGGTTGTTGGAGACTTTCCAGAGGAAGACATTGATGTTAGTGACGATGAGGTATGATGTAGACATTTAACGATCGTGTACAGAGGTAATGATCTGTGAATCAACGAATGAGTGGTGTCATACATGTTTTGAGTTTATGTGCTTTTGTTGGGCAAAGTCATATAGAAAATACTGTAGCAAGAGCTGTTGAAGTCTTTCTAAATTGAGTGTGTCATGGGCACTTGTgtcgtgtgtatgtgttatgTCTGTACATATGCACATAGAGCAATCAAATTGTAATGCTTTTATCGCCTGCTTATAGACAGATCGGAGAGCTGGCTTACAAACAAGTGGGCTGGTAGGCTGGCAGGTACTGGTAATTGGAACTGCAAGTATGaattattaaatttgttgtgcatgtgcgtCCGTCATTCGAATGCTGACAGATACTGAAATCATTTAGAACAATTAACATTGCCTTTGAAGTCACAAACTTGTAacaagttttaattaatcaattagcaaattaattagtaaattagtatataatttatttaaaacgAGGGTGGCATTTATTCGAGGGCGGGGtccaattaatttattagtgtTAGCGCGCGTTCCGTGGGGTGCTTGCCAGTTCCAAGATAGCGCGCTCTAAACTGAACGAGCATATAATTGCTGCGGAGGTGAGTAACTAACCCGATTAGCTAACGAGCTACGTCTCCTGTACTTTGGTCATGCAGAAAACCTGATTAGAGTCTATTCTCTCGCAGAGGTGTGGCACGTCATCCGCAATCGGTGAATCCAGACTCCAGTCGCTAGCACGCGCAGACAATGGGAGACACGACGGAGCTTGCAACAGCCATCTACAAGGATTGTGGTGAAGGACAGGacaagcagcagctgcagctgcagcagcaagtcCGTCAGTCGAGTTCTCTCACAAATATCGAGGTGAGTGATGGCGTGGGAGGTGATGCAACAGCCGTGCGTGCCGATGAGGTCACGTGCAGTCGCCAGTCTGTGTTGACGTTTCATGACGTTTCCTATACGGTGCGTGTGAGAGAGAAGGGCTGCTCGTCGACCCTGAAAGCGATTATTAAGAACGTCAGGTTGGAACAATTTCCATGTTTTGGTTCCGCGTGGGTGTGattgttgtcacgtgacgtttGCAGTGGCGTTATGCATCCGGGAATGAACGCAAT
This window of the Corticium candelabrum chromosome 17, ooCorCand1.1, whole genome shotgun sequence genome carries:
- the LOC134192702 gene encoding uncharacterized protein LOC134192702; the protein is MSTLLDAGNLAALVAIPANQTQRKMTIEQNARTNRALKAFEGPMSLSSTDITAEESLFSTKSASAGGQGNNFKVVVRIRPPIKRERDENAVTCVSVVENETVRITSGVGESQFADHYPGNLRSFVFDRVYAPDASQEHLYTSAVKPVVRSILKGYNGSIIAYGQTSTGKTYTIEGNDGDHRGIIPRTSEEIFNYIETQSDSSSRFLVRASFLQIYNEKLMDLLDVAGKRDKYDDSKADRLRIREAAGGGLFVDNLSEHVVKSPREILDLLKRGAVMRTTAQTKLNRESSRSHAVFSIIVEHSTLSTDTATKSVTIGKLNLVDLAGSERVKASGVQGKRLEEAMKINLSLSAFGKVILALTSPGQQHIPYRDSKLTRLLQDSLGGNCKTTLITTITPVSLHYSETVNSLKFANRAKSVKNYAIVNEDFSQQAMLSKYEQEIKKLRRALAEQQLGSDRLVVQEQLHKMQSQWAQVTKEKEDVESELARRVEEVEKTQQEKQKLQQKIEALEQEVLVGGTKVEETPEFEMAMRKAQEQLQSEYEERYRDLEREREALAKEKEELQAKQQELTYDRQLHSAGSSRLSDSPTSLYPDSTSLSHFEDQVQHEVDHLNSGSYNSTLEPYIRAMKDPETGITLKDRRYNFLVVKNGFTGLEAATWFIENLDGVESFEHAATIGQSFLDLGVFAHAGGSAVFIASDREVFSFSSVERLSSGRRVSVSGYAPSFQAPQRESSYTTSHSGQRLSSDRKLLSQPQSCALRSEDYVAQLSSTPAVLKSSSFASPVAADCTSDEDWGSSPLHEAAAKGDRSVVKSLIATFGLECTDYMGRTPLMYSVIANKVKCCELLIKVGANYAAQDRNGRTALLWAAYYGHGEMARMLIAKDKSVVEIADPDGRTAVHWATKPESHKVLEILSRHCGSEIINCQDDEQTTALHWSVLCHHPEHTRVLLQNCLADCTLTDREGRTAFHYGVSTNSLECLKMLLEFRPDAVNMKEHNGRTPLHLAVSNDGSLELVALLLSSPSCDSNSTDHRMTTPLHWAAVCNRPDVAKALLQRNANMMMRDTNGMTALHYATQKGFTECANILQRYGSTTASQQPSTPRKSHNSRPPPPPGGKLKPLSPTIRSLDVNSDRSPGRHRRSASLPANRSPLLTPRLPPQPPNSSQT
- the LOC134192704 gene encoding tubulin-folding cofactor B-like, whose translation is MDSTSHELILLNVTSSVTSFTSERRFGNDTLIAALKGKLELITGATARYMTLELYDKDNKLVKVLENDDETLKSYKVTNGMRIHVVDKDPAHTVGDFEDLSKVEKYEMSDDAYAKREDSVRSFKQRMKMGRFADQNPEKMKEKADKERTEKEAAKGIAVGSRCEVRVSGSGARRGTVAFVGETDFKPGIWVGMKYDEPVGKNDGSVGGKRYFSCEPKYGGFVKPSVVVVGDFPEEDIDVSDDEV